From Ignavibacteriales bacterium:
GAGAGAATTACAGGGAAAGGGCAAAACCTACAGAATCCGTATGTTGACCGTCATCGAGCCGATATTGTCGTCAAATCCTTTCTGGGCGGGGAAGTCCGGAGCGCGGTCATCATTGGCGACAAAGTGAAGAGGACCCGGAACGCGAATCGTTATCGTATCGGTGTCGCTGTTGAAATGCAGTACGTCTCCGTTGCCCGTGAGGATGAGCAGGCATCCCTCGGGAGCACCGGGTTTGTAGAAACCCTGGCCTGCAGGCGAGAAAATTCCTCCCGGACCGGTCAAACCGTGGTTTGCCGGATCGACGACGCCCCACATGCCTGCCGCAGAAATCTGTGCTGTCTCACCCCGGCCCAGCGAGACCCTGCTGAACTGCCATTGAGGGTTGCGTGCCGCAACGACGAACGTCTCTTGGCGGGTGAACTTCAAATTTTCTCCTTCACGATTCAACTTTCGCTCCCTTACCGTCGCTTCTTGCAACTCCACTCGGGATGGTCATCCCCTTTGTGCCGATTGTTCTCCCAATGTAACGGCCGGAGGTTGTCGACGTCATCCGCTCCCCCCTTCGCCACGGGAACGATGTGATCAATCTCCCAGCCGAATTCGGTCGCCTTCCCATAATCGTCCCTCTTGATCGTCGCACCACACGCGTCCCGCTTGAAATAGACAAACCACAGTTCCTGTTCCGCCTTCGCCCATACCTGTTCAATCGTTCTTGCCCCGAACGGTTCACCCATTGCTGTTGTGCCAGGCTGTCTTGTCAAGGCATCGTCCTCCAAGTTTGTTGACAGGATTGTCTCCACTTCCCATGTGAGTTTCATATGTTCCCTTTCTCATAGCTCCGTAATCGCACAACAACTTCTCTGATAACGTGCCGCATCTGCGCTTGTGTGCCCGTTTCATCCAGCATGACGCCGGCATTCTTCAAGTGCCGCTCCATCAGCGGGAATACTTCCGCTCCGTGATGTTCGAGAAACTCCGGATCTTCGTCGAACCCCGAAC
This genomic window contains:
- a CDS encoding HNH endonuclease signature motif containing protein translates to MKLTWEVETILSTNLEDDALTRQPGTTAMGEPFGARTIEQVWAKAEQELWFVYFKRDACGATIKRDDYGKATEFGWEIDHIVPVAKGGADDVDNLRPLHWENNRHKGDDHPEWSCKKRR